From Candidatus Poribacteria bacterium, one genomic window encodes:
- a CDS encoding isocitrate/isopropylmalate family dehydrogenase, protein MAEYKIAVIRGDGIGIEVIEEGIKVLNAIADRYNIKWDFVELPWGSDYYFEHGHMMPADALDTL, encoded by the coding sequence ATGGCTGAATACAAAATTGCGGTAATTCGAGGAGACGGAATCGGGATTGAAGTGATAGAAGAGGGCATCAAGGTCCTCAACGCTATCGCCGATAGGTATAACATCAAATGGGACTTTGTAGAGCTCCCTTGGGGTTCAGACTACTATTTCGAGCATGGGCACATGATGCCAGCAGATGCCCTTGATACCCTTG